From one Microbulbifer sp. A4B17 genomic stretch:
- a CDS encoding T6SS immunity protein Tdi1 domain-containing protein — protein MKFLKKILNLKKAIKIETTYDDLFAPVSGINKNELLLDWHWLVGESAEPLLITALGDVFYRSGNGIFFLDVNWGQSDALEKGYQEFREDPWGNDEEFGTRYAPDFVAKLRESGIILNSGQCYSFKKPPCFGGNMVIGNISTCDVTVHISLMGQLYYKLKDVPPGTKISGISLELAD, from the coding sequence GTGAAGTTTCTAAAGAAAATCTTGAATCTGAAAAAAGCGATTAAGATCGAAACAACCTACGATGATTTATTTGCACCAGTATCTGGCATAAATAAAAATGAGCTCTTATTGGATTGGCACTGGTTGGTAGGCGAGTCTGCTGAACCACTATTGATAACTGCACTTGGTGATGTCTTCTACAGATCAGGAAATGGTATATTCTTTCTTGATGTTAACTGGGGGCAATCTGATGCACTCGAAAAGGGATATCAGGAATTCAGGGAAGACCCCTGGGGAAATGACGAAGAGTTTGGTACAAGATATGCACCGGATTTCGTTGCGAAACTGAGGGAGTCCGGCATTATCCTGAACTCTGGACAGTGTTATAGCTTCAAAAAGCCCCCTTGTTTTGGTGGAAATATGGTTATTGGTAATATAAGTACCTGCGATGTAACAGTCCATATTTCTCTAATGGGACAGCTTTATTATAAGCTTAAAGATGTACCACCAGGAACCAAGATATCAGGTATCAGTTTAGAGCTAGCTGATTAA
- a CDS encoding DUF3224 domain-containing protein, whose translation MKISGMFEVTVKPMDPYSRGVDGASLGRMSINKIFYGELSAESRGEMLSVMTPVKGSAGYVAIEQVIGTLDGKRGTFVLQHFGTMSKGKDRLTLEVVPDSATGELVGLSGKMSIRMDDGQHFYEFDYSHS comes from the coding sequence ATGAAGATCTCAGGAATGTTCGAAGTTACTGTTAAGCCTATGGACCCATACTCAAGAGGGGTAGATGGGGCTAGTTTGGGACGTATGTCCATCAATAAAATTTTTTATGGTGAACTCTCAGCGGAAAGTAGAGGTGAAATGTTAAGTGTAATGACTCCTGTAAAAGGGTCGGCTGGATATGTAGCTATAGAGCAAGTCATCGGAACATTGGATGGCAAACGAGGCACATTCGTTTTACAGCACTTTGGCACCATGAGTAAAGGTAAGGATCGTCTTACTCTAGAAGTTGTGCCTGACTCAGCCACTGGAGAACTTGTCGGTTTGTCTGGGAAAATGTCTATCCGTATGGACGATGGACAGCACTTCTATGAGTTTGATTACTCTCATAGTTGA
- a CDS encoding glutathione S-transferase family protein — protein MYQLFIANKNYSSWSLRPWLLMHHLEIPFNEQLVTFEEGGSWKKFHSFSPTGLVPCLIDGDITVWDSLAIVEYVAEDFPQVWPINRLARSWARSACAEMHSGFSALRNICAMNCGLIVDLVEIPPLLQKDINRIDELWQEGLKRFEGPFLTGEEFTAVDAFFAPVAIRAQNYGLKFSGVAKQYIDHLLSLPSMKKWISDALQEPWRETLHEDEVRNMGVVIEDLRS, from the coding sequence ATGTATCAGTTGTTTATAGCAAATAAAAATTATTCATCTTGGTCACTGCGGCCTTGGTTGTTAATGCACCACTTGGAAATCCCCTTTAATGAGCAGTTGGTTACATTTGAAGAGGGTGGAAGCTGGAAGAAATTTCATAGCTTTTCTCCTACTGGATTGGTGCCATGTTTGATTGATGGAGATATTACTGTTTGGGATTCCCTTGCCATAGTGGAGTACGTTGCAGAAGATTTTCCTCAGGTTTGGCCTATCAATAGGTTGGCAAGAAGCTGGGCCCGGAGTGCTTGCGCAGAAATGCACTCTGGTTTTTCGGCCTTGAGGAATATCTGTGCCATGAACTGTGGCTTGATTGTGGATTTGGTTGAGATTCCACCACTGTTACAGAAAGATATTAATCGAATTGATGAGCTTTGGCAGGAGGGCTTAAAGCGGTTTGAAGGGCCTTTTCTTACCGGAGAGGAGTTTACAGCGGTGGATGCTTTCTTTGCGCCAGTTGCTATCCGTGCACAAAACTATGGGTTGAAATTTAGTGGTGTAGCTAAACAGTATATTGATCACTTACTAAGCTTGCCCTCTATGAAAAAGTGGATTTCTGATGCATTACAAGAGCCCTGGAGAGAAACACTGCATGAAGATGAAGTTCGAAATATGGGTGTGGTGATTGAGGACTTACGTAGCTGA
- a CDS encoding efflux RND transporter permease subunit — MIRYFASHPTAANLLMVALMLSGLFVLPSMKRETMPEIQKFEVQVSVPYAGAAAAEIEDSICLPLEDATDGISFIDERSCEAKDNLGLMTLKMQEAGDMDQFVADVESAVDSINSLPAQSERPVIEELGRTQRVVSIAISANLPLPQLNQLAEHYRRELLRDPAIPIVRISGFSDHQLQIEISDYNLRQYGLSVMDLANIIDQQAIDMPAGKVSTPAREYQLRFTEERRTVAELENLVVLKGVDGAEVRLGDIAKIYDAFELAEDKIIFDGRRTALLSVEKNSVDDSLNVLEAVRAFLDRENANLPEGMKLTLTQDSASIVADRLQMIMANAWQGLILVALALYLFFSGRYVFWVVMGLPVSFLGSFALITAMGVSINMISLVGLLIAIGILMDDAIVLSESIATEHRKGSPPLDAVINGTKRVARGVLSSFATTVMVFGGLIFINGDMGQVLKALPIVLISVLLISLVEAFLILPAHLRHALEHKSRTPAWKQAFAKRFEDWRENMGRAADWAVKYRYAFVGGVFSLFLVTVSLMTAGIVKFQGFPTLEGDLLQARILMPQGTSLVDMEKVVDKQLTALDRVVSGLSENESAPLVNHTSVTFGVNGDAFETGPHVATINVDLLAAEGRNTSIDELRHAWREAAGDTTGAIAILYKEPSFGPAGRPIHIRLTGLELDQLKAVSIRLQNWLRGYDGVVNVVDDLRPGKPQLTVKMREGAYASGIDASNVANQLRAAYQGMEIDEIQYRGETYEIQVRMDADSRGALSRFDELVIIHPSTKQRVPLIAIADIEMNREYARIQRIDGERVVSVYADVFTEKANTVQVLGDTQEKFLSELTREFPGLRVDMQGEMKNIKITASSLVRALLIGAIGIYLLLSLQFRSYVEPLIVLMAIPLALIGVIWGHLIMGHNMSMPSLMGFVSLTGIVVNDSILLVEFVKRRVREGMDVHSAASQASRDRFRAIFLTSLTTVAGLLPLLFETSLQAQVLVPLVISIVFGISSSTVLILLVLPALYGILEDFGFAESQEDNDGGEPLQSGVVTMG, encoded by the coding sequence GTGATTCGTTATTTTGCCAGTCACCCTACGGCAGCTAATTTATTGATGGTTGCACTAATGCTAAGTGGACTTTTTGTTTTACCTAGCATGAAACGCGAAACTATGCCGGAAATCCAAAAGTTTGAGGTTCAGGTCTCGGTCCCCTATGCCGGCGCTGCAGCAGCCGAGATAGAAGATAGTATCTGCCTTCCATTGGAAGATGCCACCGATGGAATCAGCTTTATTGATGAGCGATCGTGTGAGGCGAAAGATAACCTGGGCCTGATGACCTTAAAAATGCAAGAAGCAGGTGATATGGACCAGTTTGTTGCTGATGTGGAGTCTGCGGTAGACAGTATCAACTCGCTTCCAGCCCAGAGCGAGCGTCCGGTGATCGAAGAGTTAGGTCGCACTCAGCGGGTGGTAAGTATTGCCATCAGTGCCAACCTTCCTCTACCTCAATTGAACCAGTTGGCAGAGCATTATCGCCGCGAATTACTCCGCGATCCCGCGATCCCTATCGTGCGCATTTCCGGCTTTTCTGACCACCAGCTCCAGATTGAAATTTCAGATTACAATTTGCGTCAGTACGGGCTCAGTGTGATGGACCTGGCCAATATTATTGACCAGCAAGCTATCGACATGCCTGCCGGTAAGGTTTCCACCCCTGCTCGAGAATACCAGCTGCGCTTCACAGAAGAGCGTCGCACGGTGGCAGAGTTGGAAAATCTCGTCGTGCTCAAAGGTGTTGATGGGGCGGAAGTTCGACTTGGCGATATTGCAAAAATTTACGATGCCTTTGAGTTGGCAGAAGATAAAATCATTTTTGATGGGCGTCGCACGGCGCTTCTCAGTGTCGAGAAGAATAGTGTGGATGATAGCTTGAATGTGCTCGAAGCCGTGCGCGCATTTTTAGATCGTGAAAATGCAAACTTGCCTGAAGGCATGAAACTGACCTTAACCCAGGACAGCGCCTCTATTGTTGCCGATCGCTTGCAGATGATTATGGCTAATGCCTGGCAGGGCCTGATTCTGGTAGCCCTGGCTCTCTATCTGTTTTTTAGTGGCCGCTATGTCTTTTGGGTGGTGATGGGCTTACCGGTTTCATTTCTTGGTTCTTTCGCATTGATCACGGCTATGGGAGTGTCCATTAACATGATCAGCCTGGTGGGGCTGCTGATTGCTATTGGTATATTGATGGATGATGCCATTGTCCTGTCGGAGAGTATTGCGACTGAGCACCGCAAAGGAAGCCCTCCATTGGACGCGGTAATTAATGGCACCAAGCGAGTGGCCCGAGGTGTCTTGTCCTCTTTCGCTACTACAGTGATGGTATTTGGAGGGCTGATTTTTATTAACGGAGATATGGGGCAGGTACTTAAGGCGCTGCCAATTGTTTTGATCTCTGTATTGCTCATCAGCTTGGTGGAGGCTTTTTTAATTCTGCCGGCGCATCTGCGTCATGCCCTTGAGCACAAAAGTCGCACACCTGCCTGGAAGCAGGCGTTTGCCAAGCGCTTTGAAGATTGGCGAGAAAATATGGGACGTGCTGCGGACTGGGCTGTGAAATATCGCTACGCCTTTGTCGGCGGAGTGTTTAGCCTATTTCTGGTGACTGTAAGTCTGATGACGGCAGGTATCGTGAAGTTCCAGGGTTTCCCTACCTTGGAGGGCGATTTATTACAGGCTCGGATCTTGATGCCCCAGGGGACCTCTCTTGTCGATATGGAAAAAGTGGTCGACAAGCAACTGACAGCACTAGATCGAGTTGTCTCAGGGCTATCTGAAAATGAAAGTGCACCTCTGGTGAATCACACAAGTGTAACTTTTGGTGTCAACGGAGATGCCTTTGAAACAGGCCCCCATGTAGCCACCATTAACGTTGACTTGCTTGCTGCTGAGGGGCGTAATACCAGCATTGATGAATTGCGCCATGCGTGGCGTGAGGCCGCTGGTGATACTACTGGGGCAATCGCCATTCTTTATAAAGAGCCATCGTTCGGCCCTGCCGGGCGCCCAATTCACATACGCCTTACTGGTTTGGAGTTAGATCAGTTAAAGGCGGTGTCCATCCGCTTGCAGAATTGGCTACGCGGATACGATGGCGTTGTGAATGTGGTGGACGACCTGCGTCCCGGCAAACCTCAGCTCACAGTAAAAATGCGTGAGGGCGCCTATGCCTCTGGAATAGATGCCAGCAATGTCGCCAATCAGCTGCGGGCTGCTTACCAGGGCATGGAAATAGATGAGATCCAGTATCGGGGTGAAACCTATGAGATCCAGGTACGTATGGATGCAGATTCCCGAGGGGCGCTTAGCCGTTTCGATGAACTGGTTATCATTCACCCATCTACTAAACAACGTGTTCCGCTGATTGCAATTGCAGATATAGAAATGAATCGGGAATACGCCCGAATTCAGCGTATTGATGGCGAGCGGGTAGTGAGTGTGTATGCTGATGTTTTCACTGAGAAAGCAAATACTGTCCAGGTACTCGGTGACACCCAGGAAAAGTTTTTATCTGAACTTACCCGTGAATTTCCAGGGTTGCGTGTAGACATGCAAGGGGAGATGAAGAACATTAAAATTACCGCTTCATCTCTTGTCCGGGCACTATTGATAGGGGCAATTGGTATCTATCTACTTCTATCATTGCAATTCCGAAGCTATGTGGAGCCACTGATTGTTCTGATGGCTATTCCTTTGGCACTGATCGGTGTAATTTGGGGGCACCTGATCATGGGGCACAATATGTCCATGCCAAGTTTGATGGGTTTTGTCTCTCTCACAGGAATTGTGGTCAATGACTCAATTTTGCTGGTGGAGTTTGTGAAGCGGCGAGTGCGTGAAGGGATGGATGTTCACAGTGCTGCAAGTCAAGCCAGTCGCGACCGCTTCCGGGCAATCTTCCTCACTTCACTGACTACCGTTGCAGGCCTGTTGCCCCTGCTATTTGAAACCAGCTTGCAGGCCCAGGTATTAGTACCGCTAGTAATAAGTATTGTGTTTGGTATTAGTAGTTCTACGGTTCTGATTCTCTTAGTACTGCCTGCGCTTTATGGGATATTGGAAGATTTTGGTTTTGCCGAGTCCCAAGAGGATAATGACGGAGGAGAGCCACTTCAGAGTGGGGTGGTAACAATGGGATAA
- a CDS encoding efflux RND transporter periplasmic adaptor subunit, whose protein sequence is MEIKTHMKALMNRRLALPALIAVGVVVSMALVATKGEPKHDAITAPITTVDAIKVQELPLRAQAIAYGEVKPSTFLEANAEVSGRVVYTAPELERGNIISAGTLVLKIDDTSYQLALAQAESDLAANRANLQELDVEETNSKRSLEIAERTLKLGEKELARKQKLVAKGTVSRSTVDIEEQNMLRLRQEVQNQSSQLSLFPTRRKVIEAQIARSEAQVRDSKYNLERTQVILPFNARIGEVHVEENQYVAGNARLFDASGLAQVEIAAELPMVHVAPLLRNLRPGIDSNPTPDDLPKMLLGLDARISLVGGPGDSEWQGRVVRLGGTLDSTSRTLSVVVAVDDPYGKALTGKKPPLFRGMYARVELLAPATPVLAIPRSALHEGKVYLIENGQLRVRPVQIDYHQGDTTVIREGLNPGEMVIVTDVIPAINGMAVSVVDDEQPVTASTRGTQQ, encoded by the coding sequence ATGGAAATTAAGACTCATATGAAAGCACTGATGAATCGCCGGCTAGCATTACCGGCACTGATTGCGGTGGGGGTAGTTGTATCTATGGCCCTGGTCGCCACTAAAGGTGAGCCTAAACACGATGCGATCACGGCTCCTATAACGACGGTAGACGCAATAAAAGTGCAGGAGTTACCGTTACGAGCTCAAGCCATTGCATATGGGGAGGTGAAGCCCAGTACTTTCCTGGAAGCCAATGCAGAAGTCAGTGGCAGGGTGGTATATACAGCTCCGGAATTGGAGCGGGGAAATATTATCTCCGCCGGTACATTGGTGCTGAAGATTGACGACACCAGCTATCAGCTTGCCCTGGCCCAGGCGGAAAGCGACCTGGCTGCAAACCGCGCTAACTTGCAAGAGTTGGATGTGGAGGAGACAAATAGTAAACGCTCTCTGGAAATAGCCGAGCGTACTCTCAAATTGGGTGAGAAAGAACTCGCTCGCAAGCAAAAGTTGGTTGCTAAGGGAACCGTCTCCCGCTCGACTGTAGATATTGAAGAGCAAAATATGTTGCGCTTGCGCCAAGAAGTGCAAAACCAGAGCAGCCAGCTTTCCCTTTTCCCGACTCGCCGTAAAGTGATTGAAGCCCAGATAGCTCGTTCTGAAGCTCAGGTACGGGACAGTAAATACAACCTGGAGCGCACCCAGGTGATCCTGCCATTTAATGCTCGTATTGGCGAAGTTCATGTAGAGGAAAACCAATATGTTGCCGGCAATGCTCGCCTATTTGATGCAAGCGGCCTTGCCCAAGTAGAAATTGCAGCAGAGCTTCCCATGGTTCATGTAGCCCCACTATTGCGTAACCTAAGACCGGGCATTGATTCCAATCCAACCCCAGATGACTTGCCCAAAATGCTGCTGGGTCTGGATGCGCGGATTTCTCTGGTCGGTGGCCCGGGGGACAGTGAATGGCAGGGAAGAGTCGTGCGCTTGGGCGGGACTCTTGATAGTACCAGTCGAACGCTCTCCGTTGTCGTTGCGGTAGACGATCCTTATGGCAAAGCGCTGACCGGTAAAAAACCACCGTTGTTTCGCGGTATGTATGCCCGCGTAGAGTTATTGGCTCCCGCGACTCCGGTGCTCGCAATACCCCGTAGTGCTTTGCACGAGGGCAAAGTTTATCTGATAGAAAATGGGCAATTACGAGTACGCCCTGTACAGATAGATTACCACCAAGGGGATACTACTGTGATCCGCGAAGGGTTGAATCCCGGTGAGATGGTTATTGTGACTGATGTTATTCCTGCGATTAACGGCATGGCAGTTTCTGTGGTCGATGATGAGCAACCTGTGACCGCGAGTACTAGAGGTACCCAGCAGTGA
- a CDS encoding TetR/AcrR family transcriptional regulator, translating into MTDKPSTRGRGRPKDPERESQVREALMHSAYTLLRDKAFRDISIREIAQGAGVNSAMISYHFGGKEGLIIEVIQSQIMQYGPAFISAGLDGREPTLELLREAMSRMIRLYIKEPWIPRLIVDEAASKSGRMRELFADRLASKLVPKLRGLLEILQSSGQLREDLDIDLMPISFSSLIAFPFIAGARFKEEFGFALGEESGERWINHTVQLLLRGVSNKSMTKGEEVGNGN; encoded by the coding sequence TTGACTGATAAGCCATCCACCCGTGGCCGCGGGCGCCCAAAAGATCCTGAGCGTGAATCCCAGGTGCGCGAAGCGCTTATGCATTCAGCCTACACACTACTTCGGGATAAGGCCTTTCGTGATATTTCTATCAGGGAGATTGCCCAAGGGGCAGGGGTGAATTCTGCGATGATCAGTTACCACTTTGGCGGCAAGGAAGGGCTGATTATCGAGGTAATTCAGAGCCAAATTATGCAGTACGGCCCCGCTTTCATCAGTGCAGGGCTGGATGGGAGGGAGCCCACTTTAGAATTACTGAGAGAAGCAATGAGCAGAATGATACGACTATATATCAAGGAGCCATGGATTCCTCGCCTGATTGTTGATGAAGCAGCTTCCAAATCTGGCCGAATGCGTGAACTCTTTGCCGACAGGTTGGCCTCAAAACTGGTGCCTAAGCTGCGCGGGCTACTGGAAATCCTCCAGTCCAGCGGCCAGTTGCGAGAGGATCTGGATATTGACCTGATGCCAATCTCTTTTTCCAGTTTGATTGCCTTCCCCTTTATTGCTGGCGCCCGTTTTAAGGAGGAATTTGGCTTTGCTCTGGGGGAGGAAAGTGGGGAGAGATGGATTAACCATACCGTTCAACTGTTACTCCGTGGTGTTTCCAATAAATCTATGACCAAAGGCGAGGAAGTCGGCAATGGAAATTAA
- a CDS encoding AraC family transcriptional regulator gives MPDVFGNNGESRSVVKESNKTLKQHPSAECLQESVLLSNYMRSIIDYIQKSEVFSEPLVVLKIRELVELIPRLDSSGRVAKMLGQLFIRQQPKLQEVVQAHLYTSLKLADLAFLCHMSESTFTRKFKQVYGCSATKYIASKRMEKAQRLILNSDLSLTEIALECGFDELSYFSRVFKQHYQVAPSQMRKKAI, from the coding sequence ATGCCTGATGTCTTTGGTAATAATGGTGAAAGTAGGAGTGTTGTTAAAGAGAGTAATAAGACCCTCAAGCAGCACCCGTCGGCTGAGTGCCTGCAGGAATCTGTACTGCTCTCCAATTATATGCGTAGCATAATTGACTATATCCAGAAGTCAGAAGTATTCAGTGAGCCACTGGTGGTATTAAAGATTCGAGAATTAGTAGAGCTTATCCCCAGGCTTGATAGTAGTGGAAGAGTTGCCAAGATGTTGGGGCAGCTGTTCATCAGGCAGCAACCTAAGCTACAGGAAGTGGTGCAAGCTCACTTGTACACTTCGCTGAAACTGGCGGATCTAGCTTTTCTTTGTCATATGAGTGAGTCAACATTTACTCGTAAATTCAAGCAAGTCTATGGCTGCAGTGCCACGAAATATATTGCTTCGAAACGAATGGAGAAAGCACAGAGGTTGATTCTAAATAGCGATCTTAGCCTGACAGAGATTGCTTTGGAGTGCGGTTTTGACGAGCTTAGCTACTTCTCCCGGGTGTTTAAACAGCACTACCAAGTAGCCCCTTCCCAAATGCGTAAAAAGGCGATTTGA